Within the Clostridium scatologenes genome, the region GATATACTTACAATGGAAAAATGATGGTACTTCAAAATGTACTTAATATGGGATATTTGTGGAACAAGGTAAGAACAACTGGCGGAGCTTATGGAGTTCAAAGTGCATTTTCATCTGATGGCAGGGTTATACTTGCTTCAATGAGAGATCCAAATCTTAAAGAAACTTTAGATGCTTTTAAGGGTACAGTGGATTATCTTAAAAACTTTAAAGCAACAGACAGCGAAATGACAAATTATATTATAGGTGCTGTTAAAGAATATGTTAACTTAAAAAGCAATGGACCACTTATGGAAAGTTCACTTTGCGATTCAATGTATCTTACTAATTCTTCTGTAAATGATTTGCTTGAATATGAAAAACAGGCGCTTACAACTACACCAGAGGATATAAGAAGCTATGGAGATATGCTTGATAAGGTTTTAAAACAAAATATGTATTTTGTAGAAGGTTCTAAAGAAGCTATTGACCAAAATGAGTCATTGTTTAATGAAGTTATAGATATTGGGAAATAAAGGTAATTATTAAAGGAGGAATGTTTTTCCTCCTTTAATATATTCAATGATTTTTAAGGTAATCTTAAGATTTTAATAAGTTTAGATAAATGATACTACTATAAAATTAAAATAGAAAGCTGCAGGAGGATAAATATGAATAATATAATAAATATATGTTTTACAGATGGCGCAGGAGGAAAATTTAGAATTGCTAGTAAGATGAATGAACTGGATAGCAAGCAAAAGGTTATGGTTCTTTCTGATGATCTTTCACATGGACCTATAAAATGTGGAGTAAATATTGAAGAGAGAATTAATTGGTGGAAAGTTGCAAGTGAAGATGAATATTTTCTTCAGTATGGTGCAGAGGATTTAAAAGAAAATTATAATACATTTCATAGTGAAATTTCAAAAATAGATAGCAAAGATGTTTTATACTTATGGTATGGCTCCAGTCAAGAGTTTTGTGGAATGCTATATACCTTAGAGCTTTTAAAGAATAAGGATTTAAATATATATTTAATAAATGTAACACATGCAGTTGTGAAGAATAAAGGAAATGTGTATTTAGCTAGAGATACTGGATACATTGTACCACAATATATAGAAAAATATGCAAGGTTAAAGGAAAAACTGGCTTCAGATAAATATAGGGAGCTTCTTAATACCTGGGAATTATTAAAAAATGATAATTCAATGTTACGTGTTTTTGAAAATGAAAAAATAAGAAGTGTAGATGAAAATTATTTTGATATGGATATACTGAAATACGTTCCAAAAGAATTTAAAAATTCAGCTAAAATTGTAAGGCTAGTAGTAGAAAACAGTGATATGGAAATTTCCTTTGATTATATAATGTGGAGAATAAAAGAATTAGTTAAGTTAAGAAAAATTGACTGCGCATATGATAAAACTTATCATGGTAAATTTGAGAGTCCTAAAATGAATATAAAGATAACAGAAGAAGGATTAAAGTATCTAAGTACTGATCAGAAGGCTATGAGTATTTGGAGAAATAGTAAAAAAGATTTAAATACAGAAGATTATATTATAAATGAATACATAGAAGAAGGTAGGCTGGAAGAGAAAGTAAATATTGCAAAAGCATTGAAAGACGTATTAGATGCAGAAACCATAGCAGAAAAAACAGGTTTAACTGTAGGACAAGTTAAGAATTTGTAATATAGAAACTAGTGTGTTTTAATAAATAGTATTACAAAATTAAAAGTCATGGGGGGATAACAATGAACAAAATAATTAACATATGTTTTTCAGAAAGTGCAGGAGGAAGTTTTAAGTATGCTATTAATACTAAAATACTTCAAGGTAATCAGGAGGTAATAATTTTTGTTGATGATCTTTCACAGGGATCTATAAAGGATGAAATAAATATTGATAAAAGAATCAATTGGGATAATACTTTTACGAGAGAAAATCAATTAAGATCAGCTGTTGAATATGATATAGATGATTTAAAAGAAAATTACAGCACATTTTATAATGAGATTTCTAAAGTGGATCATAGTGATATTTTATATTTATGGTATGGCTCTAGTAGAGAGTTTTGTGGAATGTTATATGCTTTAGAGGTTTTGAAAGATAGAAATTTAGATATATATTTAATAAATGTAAAAGATACAGTTATTAAACGCAAAGAAATTGAATTTAAGGCTAGGTCTGTTGGAGAAATTATACTAGAAAACATAGAAAAGTATGCAGCAGCTAAAAGAAAGCTGAATTTAAATGAATATAGAAAGCTTCTTGATAAATGGGAATTACTAAAAAAAGATAACTCTATATTACGTGTTATTAAAGATGGAAAGTTAGAAAGTGTAGATGAAAACTATTTTGACATAGATATACTAAAATACACCCCAAAAGAATTTAGAAATCCAATAAGAACAATAGGAGATGTATTAGGCAAAAGTGAAGAAAGAATTTCAGATGAATACATATTTTGGAGAATAAAAGAATTAATTAAAACAGGAAAAATAGAACACAATGGTAAATTTGGAATTGTAGGAATGGAAATAAAAATAACTGAAGAAGGATTAAAATATTTAAGTAAGGACAAAGATGCCATAAAAATTTGGGAAGAGTATAGAAAAGAATTAGTAGCAGAAGAAGAGATTAGAAAAAAGTATAGACAGCAAGGTGTATTTGAAGAAAGAATGGATATAGCAAAAAAATTAAAAGATGTTTTAGATGATAAAACTATAGCAGAGAAAGTAGGTTTAAGTATAGAACAAGTTAAAAACTTGAAAATTTATGATTGATTACAGATATACAGCTCCAAAATCTTAATTTTATAATGGAGGATTAGTATGAAACTATTAAAAAAATATAAACATTTTATTATAGGAATTGGAATACTTTTTTGGGTATTGGCTAAAATCATTGGAATTCAAGAATGGGGCAATATTATTTTTGGGATAGTTGTTATAATAGCTGAAACAGATGATGTTATTAAATATGCAAAAAAGGTTGGAATTGTTAAATTCATTATTTTGATTTTTATATTTTTAAGTATAACTATATTAACAGCTTTAGTATTTTTTCGAATACACCAATATTTTATTCTAGCAGCAACTTCTAGAATACTTATTATAATATTAGCTATATTAATTGATGTATCAATTATGGTTTTTTCAATAAAAAAAATGGAAAAAGTATAATAATGTATCTTATTCTGAAATCACGAGTGGACGAAATATTTTGATTACTATAGTAATATATATTAATTTTAAATTGGATAAGTAGTTTGAAAGATTACAAACTGCTTATTTTTATTGTGTTATAATTAAAATCTTAAAACATGTTTTTAATTATAAAGAAATTATTAAGTTCAACAAGTAGATAAAGAATTCAATATATAATGTAAATATAAGCTCATGAGATTTAATGATAAAATAAGAATATATGAGTAATTATTAGATTTAAATTAAATATTTAGGAGAGAAATACACATGAAACTTAAAAGATGGCTTATATTGTCTCATTTAACAGTTATGCTGACACCAGTGATTTCAGGTTTGTTATTATATATAATTATAGGCAATTATAATAAAAATACTCAAGTTTCAGATTATATATCTGCTGTAAATAAATTTAAAACATATCAGCAGCAATTGGATAATTCTGATATATATACTGGATACTCTTTAAAAGATAAAAAATTTATATCTAGCAAGGACAGTAATTCTATAAAAATAGAATTATACAATGCTGTAGGTCAGGAAATATATTCTTCAGATGATAATATAGCTGGTTTTATTTCAAAGGAGATTGCATTTTCAGACTTATATAAAATACAAATAGGAGCTAGAGCATATACACTGAAGATGCCCGTATTCAATAAGGATAGTGTACTGGTAGGGTTTTATAAAATAGCTGTAGCAAGGGAAGATTTTATTCAAGGTATAAATTATGGAACCGTTATTACAGTTTTATTTTTTATAATTATAGTTTTGTGTATTCTTATATCAGTATGGCTTCTTTTAAACAAAAAACTTAATAGGCCTATTAAACTTCTAGTAGAAGGAATGAATAAGTTTGCTTTAGGAGATAAAAACATAGTAGATTATAAATACAGTGACGAGATAGGTGAGCTTATAAAACATTTTAATGATATGAAAAAGGATATTGAAGAGAAAAGAGAGATTATTGAGCAGCAGCAAAAATCTAAGGAATATATGATATCTGCTATATCTCATGATTTAAAAACACCATTAACTGCTATAAGAGCTTATGCTGAAGCTATGATTAATGATGAAAATTTAGATATAAAAGATAATAAAAATAAGTCTTCAGTTATACTGAATAAAAGTGATTATATGAAAAATATGATAGATGATTTAATGATGTACAATCTTCTTACTACAGAATATAAAATGAATTTTGTAGAACTTGAAGGCTCGGAGTTCTTTGAAATGCTATTTTCAGGGTATGATGAATCCTGCACACAAAAGAAAATAAAACTTACTATAGATATAAATGTTCAAGGTAAATACAAAGTAGATGTAAGACAGATGACAAGGGTAGTAGATAATTTGATGGCAAATGCTTTAAGATATACTCCTGTAGAGGGATATATATGTATTGGTGCAGTTTCACTAGATAATGAAATGCCAGATTGGTTGAAAATAGGCACAGAAAGTAAGACAGTTACATGGAAAAAAGATGGTTTGCTCATTGTAGTTAAAAATCAGGGTAATGGCATTATAGATAAAGAAAAAGAAAAGGTGTTTATGCCATTTTATCAAAGTGATGATTCTAGAAATAAAAAGTTGTGGAATGGTGTAGGACTAGGGCTTAGCATCGTTAAATTAGTAATCGAAAAGCATTATGGTGAAGTTAAAGTATTTTCAGAAGGAAACAGTACAATGTTCGCATGTTGGATACCTATAAATAAACAGTAATATTGAGGATATGAAAAAACAGTTATTTTAAAGATAAAAAGTAAAAATTATAATATAGGTTGGAGGTTCTTTTATGATAGTTTTGCAAGTTGAAAATTTAGTGAAAAAATATGGAAAGTTTACAGCTATAAATGATATTTCTTTTGAGCTTACAGAAGGAAAGATTATTGGACTTATAGGACCTAATGGCGCGGGAAAGACTACCACTTTAAAGTGTATTACTGGACTTTTGAAGTCAAATGCTGGAAGAGTTCTTATAATGGATAAATGTATAAGGGACAAGGAAGCCAGGAGCAATATTGCATATATTCCTGAAACTCCAGATATATATGGTATGCTGACAGTTTGGGAACACCTTAAATTTATAGCTTTAGCATATAATCTAAAAAATTGGGAAGTACATGCTGAAGAACTACTTCAAAAGTTTGACTTAAAGGATAAGAGAAATGATCTATGTAAAAATCTATCCAAGGGTATGACTCAAAAAGTATCCATATGTAGTAATTTGCTCCATGATCCTCAAGTTATATTGGTAGATGAACCTATGATAGGATTAGATCCAAAGGCTATAAGAGAATTGAAGGATGCATTTAAAACTTTAAAGGAAGAAGGGAAGACTGTTTTTATAAGTACTCATTTGTTAGATAATGCCCAAAACCTTTGTGATGAAGTTATAGTTATGAAAAAAGGGAAGATTATTGCAAAAGGAAGTCTGGAAGAGCTTAGAAAAGATTTTAATGCAGGTAAAGATGTAACCTTGGAGGATCTCTTCTTGGAGGTAACTGAAGATGAAAAAAACTAATATAATAAATGATATTAGAGCTATAATGTACTTAAAAATTATGGAGTTTAAAAATAATATAATGGAAATATTTAAACATCCAATTCGTGCCATTATTGAAGTTTCAAAGTTTGTACTACCAATAATATTTGCTATGATTCCATTTATTTTTAATACTAAAAAACGAGGAAATGCAATCAGTATAGATGGTTCATTAGCAAATATTATAGGATCAGTAATAATGCTTTTGGTAATAATAATTTTTTTCATGAATCTTTATAAAGCTGTAGTCAAATACTATCCTACTCAGTATTCTACAGCAGATGTGAATTTTCTATTTACATCTCCTATAAGCAGCAGAACAATATATTCATTTTCTATAGCAAAACAGATATCTATTTCATTGATAGGAAGTTTTATTATAATACTTCCTTTTTATGCAATGTTAAAAAGTTTAAATATATTAATCTCAGATTTAGGCACTGTCTATACATTTATTGGTATAGTTTTATTTATAATAGTAATCAAAACTTTAAATTTCTTTTTATATTCTATATCTAAAAGATTTAATATAGCTTTTCTTATTGAAAGTATGGTTATAATTTTAATAGCTTCAGTAATTTTATATTTTGGTATTTCGTTGTACAGAAGTGGAGATATTATAAACAATGTAATTGTAATCCTTAATGGAAAAACCTTTGGATTAATACCTATAATAGGATGGACTAGGGAACTAATAATGTCAGGTTTTACAGGAATAATTTCAGTAAGCTCTTTGATGAAAATGAGTGCTTTTGTAATACTAATGATGTTTATTACTATTTATTTTGCTACAGATTATTATGAAGAAGCAATAGTTTCTGTGGAAAGAACTGCATCAATGAAAAATAAAAATCTAGATGAGGTCGAAACTAAATCAGCTAATAAGAAAAAAGTAAAAAACATTAATATAACTTGGAATTTAAAAAAGGAATATGCTTTTTTATGGAAGGAATTAATAATAAATAAAAGGAAAAGTAAAGGAACAATAGTTTTAGTACTAAAATATGTTTTATTTGCAGTTGTAGGAGGAATAGCAGGTTATTTATTGAGAAAGCAGAATTATGTGAATATAATTTCATTGGTACTAATTTTCAGCATAAGCTTAAATAGTGCTAGCAATGGATTTATGGAGGGAGTACAGTATGAACTTAAGAAATCATATATATTTTTGCTTCCAGGAAAAATAAAAAATAAAATACTTGCTATAAATATGCTTCCAGTAATAAAGATTGTTTTAAGAAATTCGATTATAATAGCTTTTTTGACAATATTTATAAAAGTAACATTGCTCCAATTTTTATCCATGTTGATTTTAGTTAATTCTTTTAACTTAATAAATCTTTTTACAACCATAGTAATTAAGGTTATTCTTCCCTCGGAAAGTGAGAAAAATATCTTACTTATATACATTAAGGCTATTCTTGAATTTATAGCAGTTATTCCAGCTGTAGGAGTTGGGGTACTAGTATGGTATTTTTCAAAGGAGATAGAGGCTTCTATTTTTGTATTTGGTGCAGCAAGCTTATTTAGTATTGTAGGACTTTTATGGATAAGTGAAGCTTTGTTTAAAAGAGTGGAGTGTGTAAAATGATACTAAAATTTTAATATTATAAAGAAATTATTAAGTTTAATAAAAATAGAAAAAGTATTTATATAATGTATACATAAGGTGAAAAAATTTACTAAGAGATTAAAAGGGAGATGTTTTATGATGAATAGAAAAATATTAGCAATCTTTACAATAGCTTTAATAACAGCAAGTTTGTTTCAAGGCTGCAGCAGTTTAAAGAAAGATACAATAATACCAGGTGAGGTTATAAATAAAGCTATGAGTGCTTATGAGAAACCTAAGTCATATTATGCTGAATCAAAGCTAGAAATATATGAAAACGGAAAATTAAGTGAAACAGCTAATATAAAGGAATGGACAGATAATTCATCAAATAGAAAGAGAATACGTTATGAAGCAAATTTCAGCATTAGTGGAAAAAATATATCTACTAATGATGGTAATAAAATATTAGTATATATGGAAAAAGATAAAAAGGCTATGTCAATGAAGGCAGGAAATACTTTATCAGAGATAAATAATGATTATAAATCAAATCTTATGAAACAGCTTAGCAGCATATCAAAAACACATGATTTAACTTATAAAGGGGAAGAAAATATAAATGGATTTAAAACCTATCATTTATATGCTAAACCAAAAGAGAAAAACAGCATTTTAGGTGATATGAATTATTGGATAGATGAGAGCAGTTGGTTTCTTATAA harbors:
- a CDS encoding DUF1835 domain-containing protein; this encodes MNNIINICFTDGAGGKFRIASKMNELDSKQKVMVLSDDLSHGPIKCGVNIEERINWWKVASEDEYFLQYGAEDLKENYNTFHSEISKIDSKDVLYLWYGSSQEFCGMLYTLELLKNKDLNIYLINVTHAVVKNKGNVYLARDTGYIVPQYIEKYARLKEKLASDKYRELLNTWELLKNDNSMLRVFENEKIRSVDENYFDMDILKYVPKEFKNSAKIVRLVVENSDMEISFDYIMWRIKELVKLRKIDCAYDKTYHGKFESPKMNIKITEEGLKYLSTDQKAMSIWRNSKKDLNTEDYIINEYIEEGRLEEKVNIAKALKDVLDAETIAEKTGLTVGQVKNL
- a CDS encoding DUF3658 domain-containing protein, giving the protein MNKIINICFSESAGGSFKYAINTKILQGNQEVIIFVDDLSQGSIKDEINIDKRINWDNTFTRENQLRSAVEYDIDDLKENYSTFYNEISKVDHSDILYLWYGSSREFCGMLYALEVLKDRNLDIYLINVKDTVIKRKEIEFKARSVGEIILENIEKYAAAKRKLNLNEYRKLLDKWELLKKDNSILRVIKDGKLESVDENYFDIDILKYTPKEFRNPIRTIGDVLGKSEERISDEYIFWRIKELIKTGKIEHNGKFGIVGMEIKITEEGLKYLSKDKDAIKIWEEYRKELVAEEEIRKKYRQQGVFEERMDIAKKLKDVLDDKTIAEKVGLSIEQVKNLKIYD
- a CDS encoding HAMP domain-containing sensor histidine kinase, which produces MKLKRWLILSHLTVMLTPVISGLLLYIIIGNYNKNTQVSDYISAVNKFKTYQQQLDNSDIYTGYSLKDKKFISSKDSNSIKIELYNAVGQEIYSSDDNIAGFISKEIAFSDLYKIQIGARAYTLKMPVFNKDSVLVGFYKIAVAREDFIQGINYGTVITVLFFIIIVLCILISVWLLLNKKLNRPIKLLVEGMNKFALGDKNIVDYKYSDEIGELIKHFNDMKKDIEEKREIIEQQQKSKEYMISAISHDLKTPLTAIRAYAEAMINDENLDIKDNKNKSSVILNKSDYMKNMIDDLMMYNLLTTEYKMNFVELEGSEFFEMLFSGYDESCTQKKIKLTIDINVQGKYKVDVRQMTRVVDNLMANALRYTPVEGYICIGAVSLDNEMPDWLKIGTESKTVTWKKDGLLIVVKNQGNGIIDKEKEKVFMPFYQSDDSRNKKLWNGVGLGLSIVKLVIEKHYGEVKVFSEGNSTMFACWIPINKQ
- a CDS encoding ABC transporter ATP-binding protein, producing the protein MIVLQVENLVKKYGKFTAINDISFELTEGKIIGLIGPNGAGKTTTLKCITGLLKSNAGRVLIMDKCIRDKEARSNIAYIPETPDIYGMLTVWEHLKFIALAYNLKNWEVHAEELLQKFDLKDKRNDLCKNLSKGMTQKVSICSNLLHDPQVILVDEPMIGLDPKAIRELKDAFKTLKEEGKTVFISTHLLDNAQNLCDEVIVMKKGKIIAKGSLEELRKDFNAGKDVTLEDLFLEVTEDEKN
- a CDS encoding putative ABC exporter domain-containing protein; its protein translation is MKKTNIINDIRAIMYLKIMEFKNNIMEIFKHPIRAIIEVSKFVLPIIFAMIPFIFNTKKRGNAISIDGSLANIIGSVIMLLVIIIFFMNLYKAVVKYYPTQYSTADVNFLFTSPISSRTIYSFSIAKQISISLIGSFIIILPFYAMLKSLNILISDLGTVYTFIGIVLFIIVIKTLNFFLYSISKRFNIAFLIESMVIILIASVILYFGISLYRSGDIINNVIVILNGKTFGLIPIIGWTRELIMSGFTGIISVSSLMKMSAFVILMMFITIYFATDYYEEAIVSVERTASMKNKNLDEVETKSANKKKVKNINITWNLKKEYAFLWKELIINKRKSKGTIVLVLKYVLFAVVGGIAGYLLRKQNYVNIISLVLIFSISLNSASNGFMEGVQYELKKSYIFLLPGKIKNKILAINMLPVIKIVLRNSIIIAFLTIFIKVTLLQFLSMLILVNSFNLINLFTTIVIKVILPSESEKNILLIYIKAILEFIAVIPAVGVGVLVWYFSKEIEASIFVFGAASLFSIVGLLWISEALFKRVECVK
- a CDS encoding LolA family protein, whose amino-acid sequence is MMNRKILAIFTIALITASLFQGCSSLKKDTIIPGEVINKAMSAYEKPKSYYAESKLEIYENGKLSETANIKEWTDNSSNRKRIRYEANFSISGKNISTNDGNKILVYMEKDKKAMSMKAGNTLSEINNDYKSNLMKQLSSISKTHDLTYKGEENINGFKTYHLYAKPKEKNSILGDMNYWIDESSWFLIKCTSESSNVKTGTEYTKIKFSPKLDNSLFTQNIPSDVKIEDIDSNTPKENKIDMKEAEKIAEKPILTLKEASGYKLKSVTYTDVPGVKHKEIDQTYEKNGADQLILTTIVPYDSKAIEKDDTKIDGEKDITIRGKKGMSMEEPIKTISWSEDGFNYNLLIQDPTLNVDNGKKLVESLQYYK